One stretch of Streptomyces sp. MMBL 11-1 DNA includes these proteins:
- a CDS encoding aminopeptidase P family protein — translation MAGETDENKTRKNGLYVDVSAELAENMKQGWADTERRDLEPIAQAAYTARRRAALSALFPGELLVVPAGNPKVRANDTDYPFRPSSDYAYLTGDQSQDSVLVLEPGADGGHVAVAYLLPRSNRENGEFWRDYHGELWDGRRNSLTENERLLGLPCRDVRTLTERLAEATGPIRLLRDYDAGVDAALNDKVTAERDAEFRVALSEMRLIKDEFEIADLRHACQATARGFEDIVRVLGTDTPTAERVIEGTFWMRARTEGNDVGYASVCAAGAHATTLHWVRNDGETRPGELLLIDAGVESRNLYTADVTRTLPVDGRFTPVQRKVYDAVYAAQSAGIAQVRPGAKYRDFHHAAQRVLTEHLASWGLFGERSVDEAYELGLYRRWTLAGTGHMIGLDVHDCAKARTELYVDGTLEAGMVLTVEPGLYFQSDDLTVPEELRGIGVRIEDDLLVTDEGNENLSADLPRTADEVEEWMARLRG, via the coding sequence GTGGCTGGTGAGACGGATGAGAACAAGACGCGGAAGAACGGTCTGTACGTGGACGTGAGTGCCGAACTGGCCGAAAACATGAAGCAGGGTTGGGCCGACACCGAGCGCCGCGACCTCGAACCCATCGCCCAGGCGGCGTACACCGCGCGCCGTCGGGCGGCGCTCTCCGCGCTGTTCCCCGGTGAACTGCTGGTGGTCCCGGCCGGCAACCCGAAGGTCCGCGCCAACGACACGGACTACCCGTTCCGCCCGTCCTCCGACTATGCCTACCTGACGGGTGACCAGTCCCAGGACTCCGTACTGGTCCTGGAGCCCGGTGCGGACGGCGGCCACGTGGCGGTCGCCTATCTGCTCCCCCGGTCGAACCGCGAGAACGGGGAGTTCTGGCGCGACTACCACGGTGAGCTCTGGGACGGCCGTCGCAACAGCCTCACCGAGAACGAGCGGCTCCTGGGCCTGCCCTGCCGTGATGTCCGCACGCTGACCGAGCGGCTGGCCGAGGCCACCGGCCCGATCCGTCTGCTGCGCGACTACGACGCCGGGGTCGACGCCGCCCTCAACGACAAGGTGACCGCCGAGCGCGACGCCGAGTTCCGCGTCGCCCTGTCCGAGATGCGCCTCATCAAGGACGAGTTCGAGATCGCCGACCTGCGCCACGCCTGTCAGGCGACGGCGCGTGGCTTCGAGGACATCGTGCGCGTTCTCGGCACGGACACGCCGACCGCGGAGCGGGTCATCGAGGGCACGTTCTGGATGCGCGCGCGGACCGAGGGCAACGACGTGGGTTACGCGTCGGTCTGCGCCGCGGGAGCCCACGCCACGACGCTGCACTGGGTCCGCAACGACGGCGAGACCCGGCCGGGCGAACTGCTGCTGATCGACGCCGGAGTGGAGAGCCGCAACCTCTACACCGCCGATGTCACCCGGACGCTGCCGGTCGACGGCCGTTTCACACCGGTCCAGCGCAAGGTGTACGACGCGGTGTACGCGGCGCAGTCGGCCGGTATCGCCCAGGTCCGGCCCGGTGCGAAGTACCGGGACTTCCACCACGCCGCCCAGCGGGTGCTGACCGAACACCTCGCCTCCTGGGGCCTGTTCGGCGAGCGGTCGGTGGACGAGGCGTACGAACTCGGGCTGTACCGCCGCTGGACGCTGGCCGGCACGGGCCACATGATCGGCCTGGACGTCCACGACTGCGCGAAGGCCCGTACCGAGCTGTACGTGGACGGGACGCTGGAGGCGGGCATGGTGCTCACCGTCGAGCCCGGCCTGTACTTCCAGTCGGACGACCTGACCGTGCCCGAGGAGCTCCGCGGCATCGGCGTACGGATCGAGGACGATCTGCTGGTCACCGACGAGGGCAACGAGAACCTCTCGGCCGACCTTCCTCGGACGGCCGACGAAGTGGAGGAGTGGATGGCCCGGCTTCGCGGCTGA
- a CDS encoding HpcH/HpaI aldolase/citrate lyase family protein — MSMPVSRLETARSLLFVPGDRPDRFDKAVATGADVVILDLEDAVAAPDKRRARDHAAAWLGAGNSALVRINAPGTPWCDDDLAMAAGRGMPVMVPKAEDPLVLAGLVSRTGGVPFLIPLIETAAGIERAVEVCATPGVVRVALGNVDLAGQLGVAHDDHMALAYARSRLVSASAATGRCAPVDGVTTGVRDADALAADIAHGRRLGFTGKLCIHPAQVPVVAERFAPTASEREWARAVVAAGDSVTVVDGQMIDKPLLERARRILAAGGGRPAQAPRDRPGPPSDK, encoded by the coding sequence ATGAGCATGCCCGTGAGCCGGCTGGAAACGGCCCGCAGTCTGTTGTTCGTGCCCGGGGACCGGCCGGACCGGTTCGACAAGGCCGTCGCCACCGGAGCGGACGTGGTCATCCTCGACCTGGAGGACGCGGTCGCGGCGCCGGACAAGCGTCGCGCGCGTGATCACGCCGCCGCCTGGCTCGGCGCGGGCAACAGCGCCCTGGTCCGGATCAACGCGCCCGGCACGCCCTGGTGCGACGACGACCTCGCGATGGCGGCCGGGCGCGGCATGCCCGTGATGGTGCCCAAGGCCGAGGACCCGCTGGTGCTCGCGGGCCTGGTCTCCCGGACGGGAGGGGTGCCGTTCCTGATCCCGCTGATCGAGACGGCGGCCGGGATCGAGCGGGCCGTGGAGGTGTGCGCCACCCCGGGCGTGGTCCGTGTCGCCCTCGGCAACGTGGACCTGGCCGGGCAGCTCGGAGTCGCTCACGACGACCACATGGCCCTCGCGTACGCCCGGTCCCGGCTGGTCTCGGCCTCGGCGGCGACGGGGCGGTGCGCTCCGGTCGACGGTGTCACGACCGGCGTGCGGGACGCCGACGCGCTCGCCGCGGACATCGCCCACGGGCGCCGGCTCGGCTTCACCGGGAAACTGTGCATCCATCCCGCCCAAGTCCCCGTCGTGGCGGAGCGGTTCGCGCCGACCGCGAGCGAACGCGAATGGGCCCGGGCCGTGGTCGCCGCGGGTGACTCCGTCACCGTGGTGGACGGACAGATGATCGACAAGCCCCTGCTCGAACGCGCCCGCCGGATCCTCGCCGCCGGGGGTGGCCGACCGGCTCAGGCTCCACGAGACCGGCCGGGCCCGCCCAGCGACAAATGA
- a CDS encoding flavin monoamine oxidase family protein translates to MTSTVPNAVQHTDAAAPPITMFGPDFPYAYDDFLAHPAGLGQIPATEHGQEVAVIGGGLSGIIAAYELMKMGLKPVVYEADRIGGRLRTVGFDGCDPSLTAEMGAMRFPPSSTALQHYIDLVGLETRPFPNPLSPATPSTVVDLKGESHYAETIDDLPQVYRDVAEAWSAALEEGADFSDMNRALRERDVPRIREIWSQLVERLDNQTFYGFLCDSEAFKSFRHREIFGQVGFGTGGWDTDFPNSILEILRVVYTEADDHHRGIVGGSQQLPLRLWDREPRKIVHWPLGTSLSSLHDGEPRGAVTRLTRTAGNRITVTDATGDIRTFRAAVFTGQSWLLLSKIDCDDALFPIDHWTAMERTHYMESSKLFVPVDRPFWLDKDGTTGRDTMSMTLTDRMTRGTYLLDDGPDKPAVICLSYTWCDDSLKWLPLSPKERMDVMLKSLGEIYPNVDVRSHIIGNPVTVSWENEPWFMGAFKANLPGHYRYQRRLFTHFMQDKLPADKRGLFLAGDDISWTAGWAEGAVQTALNAVWGVMHQFGGATDATNPGPGDVFDEIAPVELPED, encoded by the coding sequence ATGACGTCCACGGTGCCCAACGCCGTCCAGCACACCGACGCGGCCGCCCCGCCGATCACCATGTTCGGTCCGGACTTCCCGTACGCGTACGACGACTTCCTCGCCCACCCGGCGGGGCTCGGGCAGATACCGGCGACCGAGCACGGCCAGGAGGTCGCCGTCATCGGCGGCGGGCTCTCCGGGATCATCGCCGCGTACGAGCTGATGAAGATGGGCCTCAAGCCCGTCGTCTACGAGGCCGACCGGATCGGTGGCCGGCTGCGCACCGTCGGCTTCGACGGCTGCGACCCCTCACTCACCGCCGAGATGGGCGCCATGCGCTTCCCGCCCTCCTCCACGGCGCTCCAGCACTACATCGACCTGGTGGGCCTGGAGACCCGGCCCTTCCCCAACCCGCTCTCCCCGGCCACGCCCTCGACCGTCGTGGACCTCAAGGGCGAGTCGCACTACGCCGAGACCATCGACGACCTGCCGCAGGTCTACCGCGACGTGGCCGAGGCGTGGAGCGCCGCTCTGGAGGAGGGCGCCGACTTCTCCGACATGAACCGGGCGCTGCGCGAGCGCGACGTCCCGCGTATCCGGGAGATCTGGTCGCAGCTCGTCGAGCGGCTCGACAACCAGACCTTCTACGGCTTCCTCTGCGACTCCGAGGCCTTCAAGTCCTTCCGGCACCGCGAGATCTTCGGCCAGGTCGGCTTCGGCACCGGCGGCTGGGACACCGACTTCCCCAACTCCATCCTGGAGATCCTCCGCGTCGTCTACACCGAGGCCGACGACCACCACCGCGGCATCGTCGGCGGCAGCCAGCAGCTCCCGCTGCGCCTGTGGGACCGCGAGCCGCGGAAGATCGTCCACTGGCCGCTCGGCACCTCGCTCTCCTCCCTGCACGACGGCGAGCCGCGCGGCGCGGTCACCCGGCTGACCCGTACGGCGGGCAACCGCATCACGGTCACCGACGCCACCGGCGACATCCGCACCTTCCGGGCCGCGGTCTTCACCGGCCAGTCCTGGCTGCTGCTCTCCAAGATCGACTGCGACGACGCGCTCTTCCCGATCGACCACTGGACGGCGATGGAGCGCACCCACTACATGGAGTCGTCCAAGCTGTTCGTCCCGGTCGACCGGCCGTTCTGGCTGGACAAGGACGGGACCACCGGCCGCGACACCATGTCGATGACGCTCACCGACCGGATGACGCGGGGCACGTACCTCCTGGACGACGGCCCCGACAAGCCCGCCGTCATCTGCCTCTCCTACACGTGGTGCGACGACAGCCTGAAGTGGCTGCCGCTCTCCCCGAAGGAGCGCATGGACGTCATGCTCAAGTCGCTCGGCGAGATCTACCCGAACGTCGACGTCCGCAGCCACATCATCGGCAACCCGGTCACCGTCTCCTGGGAGAACGAGCCCTGGTTCATGGGCGCGTTCAAGGCGAACCTGCCCGGCCACTACCGCTACCAGCGGAGGCTGTTCACCCACTTCATGCAGGACAAGCTGCCCGCCGACAAGCGGGGCCTGTTCCTGGCGGGGGACGACATCTCCTGGACGGCCGGCTGGGCCGAGGGCGCCGTGCAGACCGCGCTGAACGCCGTGTGGGGCGTCATGCACCAGTTCGGCGGGGCGACCGACGCGACCAACCCCGGCCCCGGCGACGTCTTCGACGAGATCGCCCCGGTGGAGCTCCCGGAGGACTGA
- a CDS encoding carbon-nitrogen hydrolase family protein has protein sequence MPSLRTALLQSSGRPRAVAANLKVLDEAAARAAAAGARLLVSPELFLTGYAIGDAVPELAEPADGPGAEAVAEIAVRHGLAVLYGYPERDGERIFNASQLIGPDGGRLANYRKTHLFGCFEQEWFTPGDQPVVQADLDGIRIGLLICYDVEFPENVRAHALAGTDLLLVPTAQMHPFQFVAESVVPVRAFESQMYVAYVNRTGPEGEFEFVGLSCLAGPDGTVRTRAGRGEELVVGEVDPELLAASRAANPYLHDRRPGLYGSPA, from the coding sequence ATGCCGTCGTTGCGCACCGCCCTGCTCCAGAGCTCCGGACGCCCCCGCGCCGTCGCCGCGAACCTGAAGGTGCTGGACGAGGCCGCCGCACGGGCCGCCGCCGCGGGAGCCCGGCTGCTGGTCTCGCCCGAGCTGTTCCTCACCGGGTACGCCATCGGCGACGCCGTCCCCGAGCTGGCCGAGCCCGCCGACGGCCCCGGCGCCGAGGCCGTCGCCGAGATCGCCGTACGCCACGGTCTCGCGGTCCTCTACGGCTACCCGGAGCGCGACGGGGAGCGGATCTTCAACGCCTCCCAGCTCATCGGCCCCGACGGCGGGCGCCTCGCGAACTACCGCAAGACCCACCTGTTCGGCTGCTTCGAGCAGGAGTGGTTCACCCCCGGCGACCAGCCGGTCGTCCAGGCCGACCTCGACGGCATCCGCATCGGGCTGCTGATCTGCTACGACGTCGAGTTCCCGGAGAACGTCCGGGCGCACGCCCTGGCCGGCACCGATCTGCTGCTGGTGCCCACCGCGCAGATGCACCCCTTCCAGTTCGTCGCCGAATCCGTCGTCCCCGTACGGGCCTTCGAGAGCCAGATGTACGTGGCGTACGTCAACCGCACCGGCCCGGAGGGCGAGTTCGAGTTCGTCGGGCTCAGCTGCCTGGCCGGCCCCGACGGCACCGTGCGCACCCGTGCCGGACGCGGCGAGGAGCTCGTCGTCGGCGAGGTGGACCCGGAGCTCCTGGCCGCCTCGCGCGCCGCCAACCCCTATCTGCACGACCGCCGCCCCGGCCTGTACGGCTCCCCCGCCTGA
- a CDS encoding Lrp/AsnC family transcriptional regulator, whose protein sequence is MRLNDLDERIVHALAEDARRSYADIGAIVGLSAPAVKRRVDRLRSEGAITGFTVRVDPAALGWETEGFIEIYCSRNTSPDAIKQGLARYPEIASASTVTGEADAVVQVFAADMRHFEQVLERIAGEPYVERTKSVLVLSPLLRRYSAEGPPA, encoded by the coding sequence GTGCGCCTGAACGACCTCGACGAACGCATCGTCCACGCCCTCGCCGAAGACGCCCGGCGCTCCTACGCCGACATCGGCGCGATCGTCGGCCTCTCCGCCCCCGCCGTGAAACGCCGCGTCGACCGGCTGCGGTCCGAGGGAGCGATCACCGGCTTCACCGTGCGGGTCGATCCGGCGGCGCTCGGGTGGGAGACCGAGGGATTCATCGAGATCTACTGCAGCCGCAACACCTCCCCGGACGCCATCAAGCAGGGCCTCGCCCGCTACCCGGAGATCGCGTCGGCCTCGACGGTGACCGGGGAGGCCGACGCGGTGGTGCAGGTCTTCGCCGCCGACATGCGCCACTTCGAACAGGTCCTGGAGCGGATCGCGGGAGAGCCGTACGTCGAGCGGACCAAGTCCGTCCTGGTGCTCTCGCCGCTGCTGCGGCGGTATTCGGCGGAGGGCCCCCCGGCCTGA